GTGGGCGACGGCGAAGCCGTTCTCGCCGGTCGCGTCGAACAGGCCGCACGCGAGGGCCGGGTCGTCGCCGCGCAGCAGGTTGTAGATGTCGAACAGCGCGTCTTCCGGGGTCGGGGCCTTCCGCGGCTGCGGGCGGACCGGCGGTTGACCGCTGCTGGAGGTGTCCGAGCTGCTGTTGCTGCTGCCGAAGTAGTAGTCGTAGGCGTAGTTGAGCAGGAGGAGGAGCACGAGCAGGTAGATCAGGCGGCGGACGAACTTGTAGCGGAGGAGGCCGAGGGCCGTCTTCCACCAGGGCTTCTTCGGCTGCTCCGCGGGCTGGGCGCCGGTGGGCGGGGGCACCGCGAGGTCGCCGCCCTGGGCCTGCTGCCACTCGCGGTACCGCTGGAACTTCTGGAACTCCTGGAACTGCCGGAATTCCTCGTCGTCGGCGGGTTGCGCGGGCTTGGCCGGCGTCGGTGCGGCGACGAGATCGCCGTCCACCACCTCGGCGTCGACGATGTCGGCGGGGCGGGACTTGTCCGGCAGGTTCGACCCGGGCTCCGGCTCGTGCTGATCGGCCACGCCCCACATGATGCCCGCCCGTGCGTCCCAGGTCACCACCGGTGATGTGGTGAGGGGTGGTTGGAAGTGCCCGGGAGGCATCGCGTACTCTTTAAGAGGTTCCACCCAAGACCGCTGGTCTTCTCCGGGTTCCGGAGAACTAAGGTCCCGTGAGATGCGGGCGGCCCGCGCAGGAGGGACGAGGCTACGCGTGCCGCGCTCTGCGCGCCCATGATCTTGACGCCCCGTGCTTGCTGCGCCGGGGCGTTTTGTCGTCTCAGGACCGACTGGATGCGGATCACAGTCGGAGATAGAGAGGAGGCGACATGGCGAAGCCCGACAAGGTCGATGCGGTCACCGAGATCGCTGGCCACTTCACCACTTCGACCGCTGCGGTCGTGACCGAGTACCGCGGGCTGTCCATGGCGCAGCTGTCCACGCTGCGCCGCTCCCTCGGAGCGGGCACCACGTACCGTGTCGCGAAGAACACGCTGGTCAAGCGTGCCGCCGAGCAGTCGGGCGTCGAGGGACTCGACGACCTGTTCGTCGGCCCGACCGCGATCGCCTTCATCGAGGGCGAGCCGGTCGACGCCGCAAAGGCCCTGAAGGAGTTCGCCAAGGACAACCAGTCCCTGGTGATCAAGGGCGGTTACATGGACGGCCGCGCGCTGTCCGTGTCCGAGGTCGAGAGCATCGCCGACCTCGACTCGCGCGAGGTCACGCTGAGCAAGCTGGCCGGTGCGATGAAGGCCAAGATGGGCCAGGCCGCCGCGCTGTTCGCTGCGCCGGCGTCCCAGGTGGCTCGGTTGGCTGCTGCTCTGCAGGAGAAGAAGGGCAGCGACGCCGACGCCTGAGTCCCCAGTGGATGCAGTTGTCGGTCGCAAAACTCCCCTCCCCGGTGCCGCCGGCGCTCGGGGACCTGAACGGAAAGGAACGCCGTCGTGGCGAAGCTGAGCAACGAAGAGCTGTTGGACGTCTTCAAGGAGATGACCCTCCTGGAGCTGTCCGCGTTCGTCAAGG
This portion of the Saccharopolyspora antimicrobica genome encodes:
- the rplJ gene encoding 50S ribosomal protein L10; this encodes MAKPDKVDAVTEIAGHFTTSTAAVVTEYRGLSMAQLSTLRRSLGAGTTYRVAKNTLVKRAAEQSGVEGLDDLFVGPTAIAFIEGEPVDAAKALKEFAKDNQSLVIKGGYMDGRALSVSEVESIADLDSREVTLSKLAGAMKAKMGQAAALFAAPASQVARLAAALQEKKGSDADA